In Arthrobacter sp. UKPF54-2, the following are encoded in one genomic region:
- the gyrB gene encoding DNA topoisomerase (ATP-hydrolyzing) subunit B: MANDNTDFPATDPAAGGATADLPAEAATPREYGASDITVLEGLEAVRKRPGMYIGSTGPRGLHHLVYEVVDNSVDEALAGYCTHIEIVLTADGGVRVVDNGRGIPVDMHPTEHKPTVEVVMTILHAGGKFGGGGYAVSGGLHGVGISVVNALSSRVDTEVRRQGHVWRMSFADGGKPQGGLVKGEETSETGTTQTFYPDPTIFETTEFDFETLRARFQQMAFLNKGLRITLTDERQASAEPSADGDLDLDVVETEGEVPAEFHTVVYQYNDGLLDYVKHLNSGKKVDVVHEDVIAFETEDTERHIALEMAMQWTNAYSESVHTYANTINTHEGGTHEEGFRAAMTSLINRYAREKSIIKEKDDNLTGDDIREGLTAVISVKLSEPQFEGQTKTKLGNSEVKGFVQRVVTDGLGDWLERNPGPARDVIRKAISAAQARMAARKARDNARRKSPLESFGMPGKLSDCSSKDPQKCEVYIVEGDSAGGSAKRGRNPETQAILPLRGKILNVERARLDKALGNAEVQSMITAFGTGIGEDFDLAKLRYHKIVLMADADVDGQHITTLLMTLLFRYMRPLIENGYVYLAQPPLYRIKWSNAPHDYVYSDRERDAKLVSGQAAGRRIPKDNGIQRYKGLGEMDYTELWDTTMDPEHRTLLQVTMDDALAADQTFSTLMGEDVESRRNFIQQNAKDVRFLDI, translated from the coding sequence GTGGCTAACGACAATACAGATTTCCCGGCAACGGACCCAGCAGCGGGAGGCGCCACGGCGGACTTGCCCGCGGAGGCGGCCACGCCGCGCGAATACGGTGCCAGCGACATCACGGTGCTCGAGGGCCTGGAAGCCGTCCGGAAACGCCCGGGCATGTACATCGGTTCCACTGGACCGCGCGGTCTGCACCACCTCGTGTACGAAGTCGTGGACAACTCGGTCGATGAGGCGCTGGCCGGCTACTGCACGCACATCGAGATTGTCCTGACGGCCGACGGCGGCGTCCGGGTGGTCGACAACGGCCGCGGCATCCCGGTGGACATGCACCCCACCGAGCACAAGCCGACCGTTGAAGTCGTCATGACCATCCTGCACGCCGGCGGAAAGTTCGGCGGCGGCGGGTACGCCGTCTCCGGCGGCCTGCACGGCGTTGGCATTTCCGTGGTCAACGCCCTCTCCAGCCGCGTTGACACCGAGGTCCGCCGGCAGGGGCACGTCTGGCGGATGTCCTTCGCCGACGGCGGCAAGCCGCAGGGCGGCCTGGTCAAGGGCGAGGAGACCTCCGAGACCGGGACCACCCAGACGTTCTACCCGGACCCCACCATCTTCGAGACCACGGAATTCGATTTCGAAACGCTGCGGGCCCGCTTCCAGCAGATGGCCTTCCTGAACAAGGGCCTGCGCATCACGCTGACTGACGAGCGCCAGGCCTCCGCTGAACCGTCCGCCGACGGCGACCTGGACCTTGACGTCGTCGAGACCGAGGGCGAAGTTCCTGCCGAGTTCCACACGGTGGTCTACCAGTACAACGACGGCCTGCTGGACTATGTGAAGCACCTGAACTCGGGCAAGAAGGTCGACGTCGTCCACGAGGACGTCATTGCCTTCGAAACCGAGGACACGGAACGGCATATCGCCCTGGAGATGGCGATGCAGTGGACCAACGCGTACTCCGAGAGCGTCCACACCTACGCCAACACCATCAACACCCACGAGGGCGGCACCCACGAAGAGGGTTTCCGCGCCGCGATGACCTCACTCATCAACCGCTATGCGCGGGAGAAGAGCATCATCAAGGAAAAAGACGACAACCTCACCGGTGACGACATCCGCGAAGGCCTGACCGCGGTCATCTCGGTCAAGCTCTCCGAGCCGCAGTTCGAGGGTCAGACCAAGACCAAACTCGGAAACTCCGAGGTCAAGGGCTTTGTCCAGCGGGTGGTCACCGACGGCCTCGGCGACTGGCTGGAACGCAACCCCGGCCCGGCCCGCGACGTCATTCGCAAGGCCATCTCCGCTGCCCAGGCCCGGATGGCCGCCCGGAAGGCCCGCGACAATGCGCGCCGCAAGAGCCCGCTGGAATCCTTTGGCATGCCCGGCAAGCTCTCCGATTGCTCCTCCAAGGATCCGCAGAAGTGCGAGGTCTACATCGTGGAGGGTGACTCGGCCGGCGGTTCGGCCAAGCGCGGACGCAATCCCGAAACCCAGGCCATCCTGCCGCTGCGCGGCAAGATACTGAACGTCGAACGCGCCCGCCTGGACAAGGCGCTCGGCAACGCCGAAGTCCAGTCCATGATCACCGCCTTCGGCACCGGCATTGGCGAGGACTTCGACCTTGCCAAGCTGCGCTACCACAAGATCGTCCTGATGGCCGATGCCGACGTTGACGGCCAGCACATCACCACGCTGCTGATGACCCTGCTGTTCCGCTACATGCGCCCGCTGATCGAGAATGGCTACGTCTACCTCGCGCAGCCCCCGCTGTACCGGATCAAGTGGTCGAACGCGCCGCACGATTACGTCTACAGCGACCGGGAACGCGACGCGAAGCTGGTCTCCGGCCAGGCCGCCGGGCGCCGTATCCCCAAGGACAACGGCATCCAGCGCTACAAGGGCCTCGGCGAGATGGATTACACGGAGCTGTGGGACACCACCATGGATCCGGAACACCGCACCCTGCTTCAGGTCACCATGGACGACGCCCTGGCCGCCGACCAGACCTTCTCCACCCTGATGGGCGAGGACGTTGAATCGCGACGAAACTTCATTCAGCAGAACGCCAAGGACGTTCGGTTCCTGGATATTTAG
- a CDS encoding DUF721 domain-containing protein produces MNKDTDGGLQPGRDPDDIDAAQAALNRMRDAAAARGEIRRKAPPRPGSTQKPARSAGTRGFSQFHGTGRDPLGLGKVVGRLVAERGWSSPVAVGSVMAQWPALVGPEISAHCTPESFTDTTLHVRCDSTAWATQLRLLSLSLLEKFRVELGDGVVTSIQVLGPAAPSWRKGARTVNGRGPRDTYG; encoded by the coding sequence ATGAATAAGGATACCGACGGCGGCCTGCAGCCGGGCCGCGATCCTGACGACATCGACGCCGCACAGGCCGCGCTGAACCGGATGCGCGACGCCGCCGCGGCCCGCGGGGAAATCCGGCGGAAGGCCCCGCCACGGCCGGGGAGCACACAAAAGCCGGCGCGCAGTGCGGGGACCCGCGGTTTTAGCCAGTTCCACGGCACCGGACGTGATCCGCTGGGGCTCGGCAAGGTGGTGGGCAGGCTGGTGGCCGAACGCGGCTGGAGTTCACCCGTGGCAGTCGGATCGGTCATGGCCCAGTGGCCGGCCCTCGTTGGCCCGGAAATTTCCGCGCACTGCACGCCGGAGAGTTTCACCGACACCACCCTGCATGTGCGCTGCGATTCGACGGCGTGGGCCACCCAGTTGCGCCTGCTGAGTCTGAGCCTGCTGGAGAAATTCCGCGTGGAACTCGGCGACGGCGTCGTGACCAGCATCCAGGTGCTGGGGCCCGCAGCGCCGAGCTGGCGCAAGGGTGCCCGGACGGTCAACGGGCGCGGCCCGCGCGACACCTACGGCTAG
- the recF gene encoding DNA replication/repair protein RecF (All proteins in this family for which functions are known are DNA-binding proteins that assist the filamentation of RecA onto DNA for the initiation of recombination or recombinational repair.), whose product MYLEQLSLTDFRSYAQVDLSLKPGVTVLVGSNGIGKTNLMEAIGYLATLSSHRVSTDAPLLRFGTERAMIRAKLVRGEQSTVLELEINAGRANRARINRSNPVRARDILGICQTVLFAPEDLALVKGDPSNRRRFLDELLVSLVPRHAATRSDYDRVLKQRNALLKSGRAGKFTAGHEATLDVWDQHMARAGAELLHARLELVERLQPHLNNAYAQLTDGSKAAGAVYRSTLQGALDDDGESSGAAAGAVPGAVPADGLEDLRPLSIEELTERYVRAFAASRRKELERGISLVGPHRDELELVLGQAPAKGYASHGETWSMCLALRLASYYVMLDDARTGGSAPILILDDVFAELDVQRRRKLASIVSGAEQVLVTAAVEDDIPAELAGRRVKVIPGGIDEPDKR is encoded by the coding sequence GTGTACCTAGAACAACTTTCGCTGACGGATTTCCGCAGTTACGCCCAGGTGGACCTCAGCCTGAAACCGGGGGTCACCGTGCTCGTCGGTTCCAACGGCATCGGCAAGACCAACCTGATGGAAGCGATCGGGTACCTCGCCACCCTCAGCTCACACCGCGTCAGCACCGACGCCCCGCTGCTGCGATTTGGCACCGAACGGGCCATGATCCGGGCCAAGCTGGTCCGCGGTGAACAGTCCACGGTGCTGGAACTGGAAATCAATGCCGGCCGCGCGAACCGCGCGCGGATCAACCGCAGCAACCCGGTGCGTGCACGGGACATCCTGGGAATCTGCCAGACCGTGCTCTTCGCGCCGGAAGACCTCGCCCTGGTCAAGGGCGATCCGTCCAACCGGCGCCGTTTCCTGGATGAGCTGCTGGTCAGCCTTGTTCCGCGGCACGCCGCCACCCGCAGCGACTACGACCGGGTGCTGAAGCAACGCAATGCCCTGCTGAAATCGGGCCGGGCCGGCAAATTCACCGCCGGCCATGAGGCAACCCTCGATGTCTGGGACCAACACATGGCCAGGGCCGGCGCCGAGCTCCTGCACGCACGGCTCGAACTGGTCGAACGGCTGCAGCCCCACCTTAACAACGCCTACGCCCAGCTCACCGACGGGTCCAAGGCGGCCGGCGCCGTCTACCGCTCCACCCTGCAGGGGGCGCTTGACGATGACGGCGAATCCTCCGGCGCCGCCGCTGGCGCCGTTCCGGGTGCGGTCCCGGCAGACGGGCTCGAAGACCTCCGCCCGCTGAGTATCGAGGAGCTCACCGAACGTTATGTCCGGGCCTTCGCGGCCTCCCGCCGCAAGGAACTCGAACGCGGCATTTCCCTCGTGGGCCCGCACCGCGACGAACTGGAACTGGTCCTGGGCCAGGCCCCGGCCAAGGGGTACGCCTCGCACGGGGAAACCTGGTCCATGTGCCTGGCGTTACGCCTGGCCTCGTACTACGTGATGCTCGACGATGCACGTACAGGCGGGTCGGCACCGATCCTGATCCTGGACGATGTGTTTGCCGAGCTCGACGTCCAGCGGCGGCGTAAACTGGCTTCAATAGTCTCCGGCGCGGAGCAGGTCCTGGTAACCGCCGCCGTCGAGGACGATATCCCGGCCGAACTGGCCGGACGGCGGGTGAAGGTCATTCCGGGAGGAATTGATGAGCCGGACAAACGATGA
- the gnd gene encoding phosphogluconate dehydrogenase (NAD(+)-dependent, decarboxylating) yields the protein MHIGLIGLGKMGFNMRERLRKGGIEVTGYDRNPDVSDVASVDELIAAVPAPRLIWVMVPAGEVTDAVITELGSKLDAGDLVIDGGNSRFTEDQKHAATLAELGIRFADCGVSGGVWGLQNGYGLMAGGDAADIERALPVFDALRPEGERADSFVHVGGVGAGHYAKMVHNGIEYGLMQAYAEGYELLAAKDIVTDLPGTFRAWQKGTVVRSWLLDLMVKALDEDPGLESIDDYVEDSGEGRWTVEEAIANAVPAPAITAALFARFSSREDSSPAMKMVSALRHQFGGHATRPAK from the coding sequence GTGCACATCGGACTGATCGGCCTCGGAAAAATGGGTTTCAACATGCGCGAGCGGCTGCGCAAGGGTGGAATCGAAGTCACCGGCTACGACCGCAACCCGGATGTCAGCGACGTCGCCAGTGTTGACGAGCTGATCGCCGCCGTGCCTGCGCCCCGGCTCATCTGGGTCATGGTCCCGGCAGGCGAGGTCACCGACGCCGTGATCACCGAACTCGGCAGCAAGCTCGACGCCGGCGACCTCGTGATTGACGGTGGAAACTCGCGCTTCACCGAAGACCAGAAGCACGCCGCCACGCTGGCTGAACTAGGTATCCGCTTCGCTGACTGTGGTGTGTCCGGTGGCGTTTGGGGCCTTCAGAACGGCTACGGACTGATGGCCGGCGGCGACGCTGCCGACATCGAACGGGCACTCCCGGTCTTTGACGCACTCCGGCCGGAAGGTGAGCGTGCAGACAGCTTCGTCCACGTGGGCGGCGTTGGCGCCGGCCACTACGCCAAGATGGTGCACAACGGCATCGAATACGGACTGATGCAGGCCTACGCGGAAGGCTACGAACTCCTCGCGGCGAAAGACATCGTCACCGATCTCCCGGGCACTTTCCGGGCCTGGCAGAAGGGCACCGTCGTCCGGTCCTGGCTGCTGGACCTGATGGTCAAGGCCCTCGATGAGGATCCGGGGCTGGAATCGATCGACGACTACGTCGAGGATTCCGGCGAGGGTCGCTGGACCGTGGAGGAAGCGATCGCCAACGCGGTCCCGGCCCCGGCCATCACCGCAGCCCTGTTCGCGCGCTTTTCCTCCCGCGAAGACAGCTCGCCGGCGATGAAGATGGTGTCCGCGCTGCGCCACCAGTTCGGCGGCCACGCCACCCGGCCGGCCAAGTAG
- the dnaN gene encoding DNA polymerase III subunit beta produces MKFRVERDVLAEAVTWAARSLSPRPPVPVLSGLLLKAEAGTVSLSSFDYETSARLEIPADISTEGTILVSGRLLADICRSLPSAPVDIETDGNKVTLSCRRSSFHLATMPEAEYPPLPALPPISGTVPGDSFAQAVSQVIIAASKDDTLPILTGVRMEIEDDLITLLATDRYRLAMREVPWKPATPGISTSALVKAKTLNEVAKTLGGSGDINLALADDDSRLIGFESGGRTTTSLLVDGDYPKIRSLFPDSTPIHATVQTQELVEAVRRVSLVAERNTPVRLAFTQGQLHLDAGTGEDAQASEELEAQLTGEDITVAFNPHYLIEGLSVIETKFVRFSFTTAPKPAMITAQQDADGEDQGDYRYLVMPVRLPN; encoded by the coding sequence GTGAAGTTCAGAGTCGAGCGGGACGTCCTGGCCGAAGCCGTGACCTGGGCCGCCCGGTCGTTGTCTCCGCGGCCGCCCGTTCCCGTGCTTTCGGGCCTGCTCCTCAAGGCCGAGGCCGGCACCGTGAGCCTCTCGAGCTTTGACTACGAGACCTCTGCCCGCTTGGAAATCCCCGCCGACATCAGCACCGAAGGCACCATCCTGGTTTCCGGACGCCTCTTGGCCGACATTTGCCGCAGCCTGCCCTCAGCGCCCGTCGACATTGAGACCGACGGCAACAAAGTCACGCTGAGCTGCCGCCGAAGCAGCTTCCACCTGGCCACCATGCCGGAAGCTGAATACCCGCCGCTGCCCGCGCTGCCCCCAATCAGCGGAACGGTGCCGGGTGATTCCTTCGCCCAGGCCGTATCGCAGGTGATCATCGCGGCCAGCAAGGACGACACGCTGCCCATCCTCACCGGCGTCCGGATGGAAATCGAGGACGACCTCATCACGCTGCTCGCGACGGACCGCTACCGTCTGGCCATGCGCGAAGTTCCATGGAAGCCCGCCACCCCCGGCATTTCCACCAGCGCTCTGGTCAAGGCGAAGACCCTGAACGAAGTAGCCAAGACCCTCGGTGGCAGTGGCGACATCAACCTCGCCCTTGCCGATGACGACAGCAGGCTGATCGGTTTCGAGAGCGGTGGCCGCACCACGACGTCGTTGCTCGTCGACGGCGACTACCCGAAGATCCGCTCGCTGTTCCCCGATTCCACGCCGATCCACGCCACCGTGCAGACCCAGGAACTGGTCGAGGCCGTTCGCCGCGTCTCCCTCGTGGCCGAACGGAACACCCCGGTGCGCCTCGCGTTCACGCAGGGTCAACTGCACCTCGACGCCGGAACCGGCGAGGATGCCCAGGCCTCGGAAGAGCTTGAAGCGCAACTGACCGGCGAGGACATCACCGTTGCCTTCAACCCGCACTACCTCATCGAGGGCCTCAGCGTCATCGAGACCAAGTTCGTCCGGTTCTCGTTCACCACGGCCCCGAAGCCGGCGATGATCACCGCCCAGCAGGACGCAGACGGCGAAGACCAGGGCGACTACCGTTACCTTGTTATGCCGGTCCGCCTGCCCAACTAG
- the dnaA gene encoding chromosomal replication initiator protein DnaA: protein MTVDEANHANTVGSSWRRVVSLLENDHRVTPRQRGFVILAQAQGLIGSTLLVAVPNELTREVLQTQVKEALDDALRDVFSDEIRCAIDVDTDLVPLHIEPEPTDELSLVADPLVELKPQPMLPSTSHEFGRLNPKYVFDTFVIGSSNRFAHAAAVAVAEAPAKAYNPLFIYGDSGLGKTHLLHAIGHYARRLYSGIRVRYVNSEEFTNDFINSIRDDEGTSFKTTYRNVDVLLIDDIQFLAGKDRTLEEFFHTFNALHNNNKQVVITSDQPPKLLAGFEDRMKSRFEWGLLTDIQPPELETRIAILRKKALSEGLSAPDDALEYIASKISSNIRELEGALIRVTAFASLNRQPVDVALAEMVLKDLITDDGAQEITSAQILTQTADYFKLSMEELCSKSRTRTLVTARQIAMYLCRELTDMSLPKIGQELGGRDHTTVIHADRKIRELMAERRVIYNQVTELTNRIKQQQRNS from the coding sequence ATGACGGTAGACGAAGCCAACCACGCCAATACCGTCGGAAGTTCCTGGCGGCGGGTGGTCAGCCTCCTGGAGAACGACCACCGGGTTACCCCCCGGCAGCGTGGCTTCGTGATCCTCGCCCAGGCCCAGGGCCTGATCGGGTCCACCCTGCTGGTGGCCGTCCCCAACGAACTCACCCGCGAGGTCCTGCAGACCCAGGTCAAGGAAGCCCTCGACGACGCCCTGCGCGATGTCTTTTCCGACGAGATCCGCTGCGCGATCGACGTCGACACCGATCTGGTGCCGCTGCACATCGAACCCGAGCCCACGGACGAACTGTCCCTCGTGGCCGACCCCCTGGTTGAACTGAAACCGCAGCCGATGCTGCCGAGCACGTCCCACGAATTCGGCCGGCTCAACCCGAAGTACGTGTTCGACACCTTCGTGATCGGTTCCTCCAACCGTTTCGCGCACGCGGCCGCCGTCGCCGTCGCCGAGGCACCGGCCAAGGCCTACAACCCGCTGTTCATCTACGGCGACTCCGGCCTGGGCAAGACCCACCTGCTGCACGCGATCGGCCACTACGCCCGCCGGCTCTACAGCGGGATCCGGGTCCGCTACGTGAACTCCGAGGAGTTCACCAACGACTTCATCAACTCCATCCGCGACGACGAGGGTACAAGCTTCAAAACCACGTACCGCAACGTCGACGTACTACTGATCGATGACATCCAGTTCCTCGCCGGCAAAGACCGGACGCTGGAGGAGTTCTTCCACACCTTCAACGCCCTGCACAACAACAACAAGCAGGTGGTCATCACCTCCGACCAGCCGCCCAAGCTGCTGGCCGGCTTCGAGGACCGCATGAAGTCCCGCTTCGAGTGGGGTCTGCTGACCGATATTCAGCCGCCGGAACTGGAAACCCGCATCGCGATCCTCCGGAAGAAAGCGCTGAGCGAGGGCCTCTCCGCGCCTGACGATGCCCTGGAGTACATCGCTTCGAAGATCTCCAGCAACATCCGCGAGCTTGAGGGTGCGCTGATCCGTGTCACGGCCTTCGCCAGCCTGAACCGGCAGCCCGTGGATGTGGCCCTGGCCGAGATGGTGCTCAAGGACCTGATCACCGACGACGGCGCCCAGGAGATCACTTCAGCGCAGATCCTCACCCAGACTGCCGACTACTTCAAGCTCAGCATGGAGGAGCTCTGCAGCAAGTCCCGGACCCGGACGCTGGTGACCGCGCGGCAGATCGCCATGTACCTGTGCCGGGAGCTCACCGACATGTCGCTGCCCAAGATCGGCCAGGAGCTCGGCGGCCGGGACCACACCACGGTGATCCACGCAGACCGGAAGATCCGCGAACTAATGGCGGAGCGCCGCGTGATCTACAACCAGGTCACCGAGCTGACCAACCGGATCAAGCAGCAGCAGCGCAATTCCTGA
- the rpmH gene encoding 50S ribosomal protein L34, producing the protein MSKRTFQPNNRRRAKKHGFRLRMRTRAGRAILAARRGKGRTELSA; encoded by the coding sequence GTGAGCAAGCGGACTTTTCAGCCGAATAACCGCCGTCGAGCCAAGAAGCACGGCTTCCGCCTTCGTATGCGTACCCGTGCCGGCCGTGCCATCCTGGCAGCCCGTCGTGGCAAGGGCCGCACCGAGCTGTCGGCCTAA
- the rnpA gene encoding ribonuclease P protein component, translating to MLATRNRLRTPTDFSTTVRSGVRNGRRNLVLYTAALAADEPSRIGFIVSKSVGNAVVRNLVKRRLREAGALSLQKYPSGFAIVVRALPASAAAGWDDLLGDYDAALQTTMKRLGSRLPQAASTVSYETTQEGTPRA from the coding sequence GTGCTAGCCACCCGGAACCGTCTGAGGACCCCTACCGATTTTTCAACAACTGTACGTTCCGGCGTCCGCAATGGACGCCGGAACTTAGTGTTATATACGGCAGCTCTCGCTGCCGATGAACCAAGCCGGATCGGTTTCATCGTTTCCAAGAGTGTAGGGAACGCTGTTGTCAGGAACCTCGTTAAGAGGAGACTAAGAGAAGCCGGCGCCTTGTCGCTGCAGAAGTATCCCAGCGGGTTCGCTATCGTGGTCCGGGCACTGCCCGCCTCGGCGGCAGCCGGCTGGGATGATCTGCTGGGCGACTATGACGCCGCTTTGCAGACAACCATGAAACGGTTGGGCAGCCGCCTTCCACAGGCCGCTTCTACAGTTTCTTACGAGACAACACAGGAAGGGACCCCGCGTGCGTAA
- the yidD gene encoding membrane protein insertion efficiency factor YidD has product MRNSTAAVVPVPGSRLKSAAAWLGRALWNLPRNILILLLMAYRKVVSPLYGQVCRFFPSCSAYALEAVTVHGAVKGSWLAARRLSRCHPWNSGGVDHVPAGHREWPEGHTPRIVVLNNPDKYLAVEPDGEGRSAA; this is encoded by the coding sequence GTGCGTAACTCAACTGCCGCCGTCGTCCCCGTTCCTGGATCTCGTCTCAAATCCGCGGCAGCATGGCTCGGCCGGGCCCTCTGGAATCTGCCCCGCAACATCCTGATCCTGTTGCTGATGGCCTACCGTAAGGTGGTCTCTCCGCTGTATGGCCAGGTGTGCCGCTTTTTCCCCAGCTGTTCGGCGTACGCGCTCGAGGCCGTCACGGTGCACGGCGCCGTAAAGGGCAGCTGGCTTGCGGCCCGGCGCCTCTCGCGCTGCCACCCATGGAATTCCGGCGGTGTGGACCATGTCCCCGCCGGGCACCGGGAGTGGCCCGAGGGCCACACCCCCAGAATTGTTGTGCTCAACAACCCGGACAAGTACCTGGCTGTTGAGCCTGATGGAGAAGGCCGCTCGGCGGCCTGA
- the yidC gene encoding membrane protein insertase YidC has protein sequence MDFFETIMFPFKWLVSIIMVGFHDGLSAIGLPAANGWTWTLSIIGLVLVIRAALIPVFVKQIKAQRGMQLLQPDLKKLQDKYKGKTDQLSRQAMAQEQMAMYKKHGTNPFSACLPMLIQMPFFFALFQVLSGISNAKTTGKGIGALSHDQVVQFDESSIFGAPLSASLLHGGAGGNDVAVWVLSIVMILAMTASQFITQKQIMAKNMSEEAMASPFMRQQKMMLYILPLVFGIGGINFPIGVLIYWTTTNLWTMGQQFFVIRRMPTPGSPAAKALAERRAAKGLPSLPLMGAKKADAEAEAAAAAAAVAAKSQRVQPQRKNRKRK, from the coding sequence ATGGACTTCTTTGAAACAATCATGTTTCCGTTCAAGTGGCTGGTTTCCATCATCATGGTGGGCTTCCACGACGGACTGAGCGCCATCGGCCTCCCGGCCGCCAACGGCTGGACCTGGACGCTGTCCATCATCGGGCTGGTGCTGGTCATCCGTGCCGCCCTGATTCCCGTGTTCGTCAAGCAGATCAAGGCACAGCGCGGCATGCAGCTGCTGCAGCCGGATTTGAAGAAGCTCCAGGACAAGTACAAGGGCAAGACCGATCAGCTCTCCCGCCAGGCCATGGCGCAGGAGCAGATGGCCATGTACAAGAAGCACGGCACCAACCCGTTCTCGGCCTGCCTGCCCATGCTGATCCAGATGCCGTTCTTCTTCGCCCTCTTCCAGGTGCTTTCGGGGATCAGTAACGCCAAGACCACCGGTAAGGGCATCGGCGCCCTGAGCCACGACCAGGTGGTGCAGTTCGACGAGTCCAGCATCTTCGGTGCTCCGCTGTCGGCCTCCCTGCTGCACGGCGGTGCCGGCGGCAATGACGTTGCTGTCTGGGTGCTCTCGATCGTGATGATCCTGGCCATGACGGCCTCGCAGTTCATCACCCAGAAGCAGATCATGGCGAAGAACATGTCCGAAGAGGCCATGGCCAGCCCGTTCATGCGCCAGCAGAAGATGATGCTGTACATCCTGCCGCTCGTCTTCGGCATCGGCGGCATCAACTTCCCCATCGGTGTCCTGATCTACTGGACCACGACGAACCTCTGGACCATGGGCCAGCAGTTCTTCGTCATCCGCCGCATGCCCACGCCGGGATCCCCCGCCGCCAAGGCCCTGGCCGAGCGCCGGGCCGCCAAGGGCCTCCCGTCCCTGCCCCTGATGGGTGCCAAGAAGGCCGACGCCGAGGCCGAAGCGGCAGCTGCTGCCGCCGCCGTTGCCGCCAAGAGCCAGCGGGTACAGCCGCAGCGCAAGAACAGGAAGAGGAAGTAA
- a CDS encoding R3H domain-containing nucleic acid-binding protein, whose product MSAESTEHAISAEAASQPELQDDVLADGSTAQNDTDDDDARGAGKGSSASRLEEEGDVAADYLEELLDIADIDGDIDIEVRNGRTYISIVAEEEGSGLENLVGRDGEVLEALQELTRLAVLSATENRSRLVLDINGYRADRAGDLQQIAEDAIASVKDTGKAVALAPMSAYERKIVHDAVADLGYVSESEGEGADRHIVVSAD is encoded by the coding sequence ATGTCCGCCGAGAGCACCGAACACGCCATTTCCGCCGAAGCCGCTTCCCAGCCCGAACTCCAGGACGATGTCCTGGCCGACGGCAGCACGGCGCAGAATGACACCGACGACGACGACGCCCGTGGCGCCGGTAAGGGCTCCTCGGCGAGCCGTCTCGAGGAAGAGGGCGACGTCGCCGCGGACTACCTCGAAGAGCTGCTCGACATCGCCGACATCGACGGCGACATCGACATCGAGGTCCGCAACGGACGCACCTACATCTCGATCGTCGCCGAGGAGGAGGGGTCCGGCCTCGAGAACCTGGTTGGTCGCGACGGCGAGGTACTCGAAGCCCTCCAGGAACTGACGCGCCTTGCGGTGCTGTCGGCGACGGAGAACCGATCACGCCTCGTGCTGGACATCAACGGTTACCGCGCAGACCGCGCCGGCGACCTGCAGCAGATCGCTGAAGACGCCATCGCCTCGGTCAAGGACACGGGCAAGGCCGTCGCACTGGCCCCGATGAGCGCTTACGAACGCAAGATCGTGCACGACGCAGTGGCTGATCTTGGCTATGTCAGCGAGTCCGAAGGCGAAGGTGCCGACCGGCACATCGTTGTCTCCGCAGACTGA